The nucleotide window GAAAAATACTTCATGCGAATTTCATGCGAATGTgttcataaaattttcatcctaattttggacatttgatccgcctatatatatattgaacgcgggaaatataacgcaattgatataaacagtacattgtgacgtcatattcagcgtcgttatttagcaaatttcaaacatagcgtttgaaccacaacaaaaacatggccttaatcgtggagtgattatatatgattaagaacataagatttacatgcttttacggattttatgtgtaacatctcagaacgacgtgaactagggtagacgagattcaaaatggaggaatacatgtccacgcgctaatattcgaatcgacgccattggtaccaaacttttcaaatttatatCCTAGTAATTTTCATACTAGAACAATTTATGAAATCATATATTGCCTGTATGAGCCCagtgggtggtggtggtggtgtgtatGCATGTTTTTGGGGAGGAGGTCTGATTGCTTCCCacatgaaaatgtatttttaatatatattcttatttatTATAAAAATAGGGTTCGCAGTCTGAAGATGTAGAGATTCGAGCAGAAGAAACAGAACTTCCAGTAATTAACAGACCGGCTCAGCCAACCATGAGATTATTATGTATGGACATTAATttcatgcataatatgtaaataatgtgtgtgagagagaaagagaggccCGGGAAGGgagaaagaaaattttaaatttaatgtaCTATGGTAATTAACATTTTAAACCCCCTGTTGTTTACATATTTCATGCACAATGTAGCTAGATCAATTATTTGATAGATGAAGAAATTTGCGCTTTGCGGCAAGAAGTTAAAGAACTGAGGAGAGAAATGAAGGAAATGAAGAGTGCGCCGAAAAAAAGTtttcaagtgaatggttctaaTGTAAAGGttagtataatacatgtatcaattgaagaggaaaaaaatatcaagattcattatatgtaatggTACAAGTGCAATTTTACAACATTTGTGATCCTAACGTTTTCTCATGCACTTCACCTCGCCTTTCTGGGTTTTTGAAAAAAGCTAGCTTGTACAAGCATAACCAGTATCAGGGAGAGGGCGTAACAGAACTTGTGCCCAATCCCTTtgtaattaataaaattacaataaaacatGTTAACATACtttattatacatacatgttgAAAAGCATCCCTTTTAAATCTATGAAAAAACTTATCTTTGTATTACAGTTCCATTTTGTAAACCTTGATATACTGTAAATGAAAACTATTGtgatcaattacatgtatatttagggTGACTCCACTTAGTGAAAATTTACTAACTTAGTTGCTAatgtactattttttttattcagaaaCCTTTAACAGCTCTTCTGAAAAGCTTCTTCTTCACATACCCATGGATAAGAGAAGATGACGAGGATTTAAAggtatacatattttataaataacAATCTGTCGGTTTTGCGGATCACCACAGTGTGGTTTTCttattccgtatcagtatcctctgaaatgCAATCACAATGACGCTTGTGTgcaaaaatcatgttttatttacaaataattaatgatttgtttaaaatattgatattgcagttttCACTTTCTTATTAATATGGGCCCCTCTGACTgagacaaatttttttttgtatacatggtttttttccccaatttCTAGTTCAGATAGTACAATATCACTTACCAGGTACATAGAAATTGTAAACAGATGCAGTACTTTTAGAACAGTGAATTTAATCCACACCAATATCaagaaaacaagtacatgttaaTCCTTTTACTTTTTATCCTCAGAGACAAATTACATCAGTTCTGGAGGGGTGTGGATGGGAGGCAGGCAAAAATGTCATCATCACATGTTTCTCATTTGCCTCCCATTCTTTCACCAACTGGAGGAACCAGGTTCGTCAAAAGGTACAGAATTTTAcactaaaaattaaaattttgacatatatatatatatatatatataacacatgtgaaatgcaaaataattttagaagtTGCAGGAGCGTACAGTATGGCAAATAATTGTGATACATATTGTCTTAagtgtctgacatctttaagataatggggggggggggggggggggttgcatgTATACATTAAATTTCAGCTAGTGACTCAAGATAAGCGGGTCGAGATGATGCCCATCAACAATCTTCAAAGGTACCTTTTCTCTGCCTTATGGGTGTCGCCATCTGAATCGGATGTGAAGATTAATTTCAGGGTGACCCTTGCACTGGTAAGGATTGAAATTGTTTTTTACATATGATGTGACTTGAATCACTCGGTTGACCTATTGCTATTTGTTTTTGTCCTTCATAGTGTGATGAAAGCATCATAATGCATCCTttaacatttgaatattttcaactttCCCTTTGGAATGACTAAGCCATGCATATTGTTTCTGAtatctttataccccccgaacgaagttccggggggggggggggatatagaggaatcactctgtctgtctgtctgtgcagattcgtgtccgggccataacttctttgttctttgacataggcataccatatttggcacacaggtggatcaccatgagacgataggtccagtaccttcatgacctctatatgaccttgaccctcaaggtcaaaattaaaggggtttttttacaatggatttgtgtcggggtcataacttctttgttctttgacataggcataccatatttggcacacaggtggatcaccatgagacgataggtccagtaccttcatgacctctatatgaccttgaccctcaaggtcaaaattaaagggtttttttttacaatggatttgtgtcggggtcataacttctttgttctttgacataggcataccatatttgacatgtgagtgtatcaccatgagacgatgtgtcgggtaccttcatgacctccatatgaccttgatctttgacatcaaggtcaaaattgattatagggttttgacattgTCATTCTCACAAtacctcttgtttgaatatatTGAACTTGTTATTTAATTGTATGATAAGAATCAGAGaacagaaatgaaatatcaaaatcatgcCCAGTCTtattatttagatatatatatttttttcattgttttacagAGGGCTTTCGCAGATGGGCACAGGTTGTTCAAGAACCCAACCACAGCCATAGACTTCTGGCGTGCGTTTAGAAGGAACATTGACACAATGGTAGGCAATCTTTAAGAAATATCAGAATTATTAGTTTCTGCCCACCTCCCTCCAAAACCAAATTATAGGATGAATCAACTCTAGTATCCACTGTTACAAAAAGCAGCAACTTTACGGTATGTCTGTGCAAGTGTACCCAGACAGCAACTATATATTGTATTGAGGATATGTCATAATGTTAAAGCAAGGTCATTAAGGCAAGTTCATTATTAGTCACAGAAAATGTGTACGTATAATTCATATACTGTCCATAACTCTCTGAGAAACATTAGAAGTTCCTGCTTTAAAAAAAGATTACTTATGACCTGGCATTGTGTCATGACCTTGTGTCAAGGTCATTTGTATTAGGTCAAGGCCAGTCTTAGCCTGTCAGGAAATTATGTAATTCCTGCCTTGAAATTTCTTGTAACAAATACGAATTGCATGCTCAAGGaaacaaatataattatatacatttgtaccaCTTGAAGGTAGATCATGACAgaaaaatttaatgtaaatcttATCAATAACTATGTATGAGAGAAACATTAGATGCATGTACATTGTTGCTTATGACCTATGGTtttgtaattattatcattGAACATCATTTAGGCAATATAAGGTCATTGGTAAAACTGTTCACTTCTTGTCTTCTCCATGACTTTATAACAGTGAAACATACACTGCAAGCCCAGACTTGATACAAAGAAGGGAACCATTATTATCTGGGAGTGTCCTAAGTCAAGGTCAAGTACATAACTAGGTCTGACAGCAAAAAGTGTTATTTCTTTTCTAGGGCTTGAAAATTAGAAAGCCCATAGTAAGAAAACCTTTAAATACGATATGGCCTTATCCAATGGTCATTCAAACAAGGTTTAAGGAAGGAAAATTCTGAATTTCCATTTCAACAGAAAATTTCTTCAAtgaaggtattccatgtataatgaaaggataatgagcaattttgaaggatttagatcaatataaaagtttattgttatataaatgatgaaagttgaacaaaatgaaattcacatgattggtaaatgattagaagttgacctttttgcacttaagactttttggaagaatTATGTAATATCATCCGGAGAACagtataatgtttttaaaacaaaacaaccccATTGAAAATCACCATCTAGTGTGTTTGATCAACATATACTTACACATTCCGATGTGGTCTAGTGGTTAGGATTCCTGGTTTTCACCCAGGCggcccgggttcgattcccggcatcggaacatatatttttgtacTTAAACATTATCAAACTCCAGATACAAGATACATTTGATTAAATTTGTTGACAAGTTCATTGTACCTGAAGTGATAAGGAGTGATGAGGATACATTTAAAATACacatatgacgtcattcttttattcgaacactccattattttttaggaatggagtgttcggaaagtaggtcaacctttatacaagtagatataaatgcatgcaacaaaagaatgaaaaacgtaagacatgattaaaatgcacaaagtttagtttttattaattaagcaaaggtggattttaagtgggtcaatgtactcgtatcactccattccttaaaagcaatggacctcggTCCCTTCGGGAcctcggtccattacttttaaggaatggagcgatactcgtacattaacccttacgtaaTTTCCAGTAGACAACTGTCTTCTTTCCTAACttggaatccgggttagaataggtcctcagtaccccttgcttgtcgtaagaggcgactaaaaggGGCGGTGCTTCGGacgaaaccgcaaaaaccgagctCCCAAGCAACAgaaggtgtggcatgataaagattcctccctgctcaaaggtcgtaagtgccgagcatacgcctaaactttccagcccttcaccggcaatgatgaggtctctacatgagtgacgaCATAGCCATTCCCCTGTTCTTCACCAACTAAATCGGATCAACGATATTCACAGCAATGCTTTGAAATTGATCTGATAGCATAGGCATTTGTCCAAGAGGTATTGCAGGTACGTATTTTCATTGATGTTACTTGTCGTCATATTAATTATAGATAGAATCGCCTGATGCCACCTTATATTAAAGTCCAGAAGCAATTTTGCCCGTATCCTCCTTCTGTGGTCTTcttaatgaaatgtgaagataacgtacagtgatcaatctcacaactcctataaggaatacaaaataaaaagttgggcaaacactggcccttggatataccagaggtggacgGTGGAGTAAGATGACTAGGAGTAATAAGCACCCCCTttccaccggtcacacccgccttcagccttatatcttgatcacgaaaacggagtaatctgtagtcaaaatctaTATGACAAGAACAATAGGTAACTACATGTAACTCgtcatacgaggttcatttgccaGCTAAATCAGAAGAAATATATGCTTCCTCAGAACCATAAGCTGTcgatatgtctttcaaattgaGTTTTTATATTCAAAGTAGAGGCGTTGCTTCCGTATAAACATGAAACTGTTATCACTAAGCAATTTTGCTGTCACATATTTTTGGTCCCTCATCTTGACCAACGAATTATCTTTCATTTATCTGTTTGGTagctgattttttttctgcGAGTCGGAACACCAAATGAAGTATTGGTAGATTGCATCCAAGATATATTTGTATTGCCTAGTTTTCTAACTCCTTCAAACTTCCCAACAATACCATCGTGTATTAACattttaaggtggctcactacactctgaaataatttctaaaattagtacaaattgatttaatcataaaagatataatgataaataatcgACCTAATGACAAATCATATATGAAAATTAGATCATAATAACGACCATGCAATTTCGAAATGTTGACTGTAAaagaaactgttgaaacccctgtaacatcaattcatttgtcagtagcctgcgtCGATATAGAAATTGATACATGCAGAACATGTTTTCGCGTATTGAGTCAGTTGAAagacaaacaccatatgcaagtgataatggaatgtttcATAAGTATGGGAAGTGGACGATGAATTCATCCCATTATCATAAAGTGAAGCTGTTAGTGTGTCGTTATGTTTGTCGTTAAGTCTaggttcaataaaatatccaactATGAAGCGTTTACGGAGGAATCGTTGGAAGATTGTTAATACACGAAACACCACCCATGTATCAAAATGTCGAGCTGATCGACACAAGACATTTCTTCTTCTCATGTTGAAGCTTTTGAATTTATTATCTCATAGGCATACAAAAAACAGGTTAGCTAACAAAAAaaagcacaatttgtgcccatgggaattccaactgactattggaagacctgatcactataGATTACGTAGATAATGTCAATTAGGAATTGCATTATCGTTTTGACATCAACTTCAGAACACTTGGTAGATTGCATCCAAGAGATATTCGTATTGCCTAGTTTTCTAACTCCTTCAAACTTCCCAACAATACCATCGTGTATTAGCATTTTAAGTTGGCTATCTACACCCtgaaataatttctaaaattagtacaaattgatataattataaaagatatgatgatatataataagtatataggCCAAAAAGGCAAGAAagatgcaaatttggataaaaacatgattttctcaaaacagaatccaacacatatgaacaaaagactggcggatttgaactcgagatctgtgGTTCGCCAGTCTGATgctttttgtttcttttatttccaatgctttaaccaatccaatgatacaaataattttgcaaaacatttaaatcgccatcttgtcacgtattttttaaaagaaaacatatgtTCATACAAATCTCCCGGTAAAAATCGGACacactttctctttatgaaaatacgaaatgaaattaatcatttacggcaattttttttaataacttAGATTCTTCGTATTTTACTAAGAgaaaataattctttaaaaagtctAAAGTGCAAAGAGGTCAGTTTCTAATCTTGTATCAGTCaacttcactttcatttttaattctaaCAATAAACATTCATGTTGATTTAACTCATTCAAAACTTTTCAttcattgaataccttaaagcATGATGTTTCAATTGTTCAAGTAAACCACGGTATATCGATTCAACTTCACCTGCAGCTGCATGCATGACGCCTCAATTCGtgattttattgaagaaaataaaaactgaaTCATTAAATGTAACTAAACTCTGTAAATGCGCTGAGCGCTTAAACATTCATTCCAGAtaaagtgagagagagagaatttctttacaggatttttttttttttttttagatcgttCACTGCTTTGTTGTATTCACCTATTTCGTGTAATAGGTGtttaaatattgctgatatttacgTTACATTTAAAGTTGAATTACCTCGCTTGTCTCTCTTAGTTAAAGCATGACCACATAGTCAAACACTACTGTCACAGCACTACATGTTATGCCATTAGAAGTGCATAATACGTTTATGTATGGCTGGGGGTATCAATGATGCATTAGTAAATGCACTTTTGATGTCAATTGTTATCTTGAATTGtatcaagttttaaaaacaaaaccattGAAAATTGCCTTCGAATGTGTTCGACAAACATACGTTGATATATTCCGATGTGGTCTAGTGGTTAGGATTCCTGGTTTTCACCCAGGCggcccgggttcgattcccggcaTCGGAACACATATTTTGTACGTATACATTACATCAAAGATAGTTTTGATTAGATGTTTTTAATAATAACTGTTGATCATGATGACTTACTTTTCACAATTTCCTTCGAATAATTTCCACTTGCATATAAGGACGCACAAGCCTTGATTTATGACGAACATATAGATTTATCCAACTACAATTAATTTCCATCTAAAGAATTTCAC belongs to Ostrea edulis chromosome 7, xbOstEdul1.1, whole genome shotgun sequence and includes:
- the LOC130048788 gene encoding uncharacterized protein LOC130048788, whose protein sequence is MESGEEISLTQNTFRESGSDIDTDIIIDDIINMETENPGGICQKYENSGLDFKCQPEEIKPKETKRFSDPLSEMDINSLFNIIFILHGDSLSLMSTFNEISKYKAEVEGSQSEDVEIRAEETELPVINRPAQPTMRLLYEEICALRQEVKELRREMKEMKSAPKKSFQVNGSNVKKPLTALLKSFFFTYPWIREDDEDLKRQITSVLEGCGWEAGKNVIITCFSFASHSFTNWRNQVRQKLVTQDKRVEMMPINNLQRYLFSALWVSPSESDVKINFRVTLALRAFADGHRLFKNPTTAIDFWRAFRRNIDTMVGNL